The following are encoded together in the Halopseudomonas salegens genome:
- the lon gene encoding endopeptidase La — MTDWNADQQDNTSVVAGGQLVLPEQRLPQQLYVLPVTNRPFFPAQVMPVVLNADPWAETLERVDNTPHQMLSLFYIDQPEASKGQLDVDDLPLTGCVAKVHHATQDSGKLQFIAQGLTRVRIIRWISRKPPYLAEVEYPQAEHSDSDEVRAYAMALINAIKELLPLNPLYSEELKNYLNRFSPHEPSPLSDFAAALTTAKGDELQGIMDTLPVLRRMEKVLVLLKKEIDLARLQGEISDQVNQTISDNQRKFFLKEQLKVIQKELGLSKDDRTADIEQFRERLQGKTLPAAAEKKIDEELNKLAVLETGSPEYAVTRNYLDWASSMPWGLLHDDQLDIARARKILDRDHDGLDDVKARILEFLALGAFKGSVSGSIILLVGPPGVGKTSIGHSIAESLGRPFYRFSVGGMRDEAEIKGHRRTYIGAMPGKFVQALKDVEVMNPVIMLDEIDKLGASHQGDPASALLETLDPEQNSQFLDHYLDLRMDLSKVLFVCTANTLDSIPGPLLDRMDVIRLSGYISEEKLAIAKHHLWPRQLQRAGLRKSQLRITDKALRQLIEGYAREAGVRNLDKQLAKLVRKSIMRLLEGEAEKISIKPDDLPTLLGPPPFRQEQTMRGVGIITGLAWTSMGGATLPIEATRIHTLNRGFKLTGKLGEVMKESAEIAYSYICANLSSYKADREFFDQAWVHLHVPEGATPKDGPSAGISMASALLSLARNQAPRKDLAMTGELTLSGQVLAVGGIREKVIAARRQKIHSLILPEANRGDYEELPDYLKEGMQVHFASHFRQVAKLLFAH; from the coding sequence ATGACCGACTGGAATGCTGATCAGCAAGACAACACAAGCGTAGTAGCCGGAGGGCAACTGGTTTTGCCTGAGCAGCGTCTGCCTCAGCAGCTCTATGTATTGCCGGTGACCAACCGACCTTTCTTCCCCGCCCAGGTAATGCCGGTAGTGTTGAATGCCGACCCCTGGGCCGAGACCCTTGAGCGGGTCGATAATACCCCACACCAGATGCTCTCACTGTTCTATATCGATCAGCCGGAAGCCAGCAAGGGCCAACTGGACGTGGACGACCTGCCGCTGACCGGCTGCGTCGCCAAGGTACACCATGCCACCCAGGACAGCGGCAAACTGCAGTTCATTGCTCAGGGTCTGACCCGAGTGCGCATCATCCGCTGGATCAGCCGCAAACCACCCTACCTGGCCGAAGTCGAGTACCCGCAAGCGGAACACAGTGACAGCGATGAAGTCCGTGCCTATGCCATGGCGCTGATCAATGCCATCAAGGAACTGCTGCCGCTCAACCCCCTGTACAGCGAAGAACTGAAGAACTACCTCAATCGTTTCAGCCCTCACGAACCATCACCGCTGAGTGATTTTGCCGCCGCGCTGACGACCGCCAAGGGCGACGAGCTTCAGGGCATCATGGATACCCTTCCGGTACTGCGGCGGATGGAAAAGGTCCTGGTGCTGTTGAAAAAGGAAATCGATCTCGCCCGCCTGCAAGGTGAGATCAGCGATCAGGTGAACCAGACCATCAGTGACAACCAGCGCAAATTCTTCCTCAAGGAGCAGCTCAAGGTCATCCAGAAAGAGCTGGGCCTGTCCAAGGATGACCGTACTGCAGACATCGAACAGTTCCGTGAACGCCTGCAGGGTAAAACGCTGCCAGCTGCTGCAGAAAAAAAGATCGACGAGGAACTGAACAAGCTTGCGGTGCTGGAGACCGGCTCACCGGAATACGCAGTGACGCGCAATTATCTGGACTGGGCCAGCAGCATGCCCTGGGGGCTGCTGCACGATGACCAGCTCGACATTGCCCGCGCACGCAAGATTCTCGACCGCGACCATGACGGTCTGGATGATGTCAAAGCGCGTATTCTGGAGTTTCTTGCCCTCGGGGCTTTCAAGGGGTCGGTCAGTGGTTCGATCATTCTGCTGGTCGGCCCGCCCGGTGTGGGCAAGACCAGCATCGGTCACTCCATCGCCGAAAGTCTGGGGCGGCCGTTTTACCGCTTCAGTGTCGGCGGCATGCGTGACGAAGCCGAGATCAAGGGGCATCGGCGTACTTACATTGGTGCCATGCCGGGCAAATTCGTCCAGGCATTAAAGGATGTCGAGGTAATGAATCCGGTCATCATGCTGGATGAAATCGACAAGCTGGGAGCAAGCCATCAGGGCGACCCCGCATCGGCATTGCTGGAAACGCTCGATCCGGAGCAGAACAGCCAGTTCCTTGATCACTACCTGGACCTGCGCATGGACTTGTCCAAAGTGCTCTTTGTCTGTACCGCCAATACCCTGGACAGCATTCCCGGCCCGCTGCTCGATCGCATGGATGTCATCCGCCTGTCCGGTTATATCAGCGAGGAAAAACTGGCAATTGCCAAACACCATCTGTGGCCACGTCAGCTGCAACGCGCCGGTCTGCGCAAAAGCCAGCTGCGTATCACCGACAAAGCACTGCGCCAATTGATCGAAGGCTATGCGCGTGAAGCCGGTGTGCGCAATCTGGACAAGCAACTGGCCAAACTGGTGCGCAAGTCGATCATGCGCCTGCTGGAGGGCGAGGCCGAGAAAATCAGTATCAAACCCGATGACCTGCCCACCCTGCTGGGTCCGCCGCCCTTCCGCCAGGAACAGACCATGCGCGGCGTCGGCATCATTACCGGCCTGGCCTGGACGTCCATGGGTGGCGCCACCCTGCCAATCGAAGCCACCCGCATTCATACCCTGAACCGGGGCTTCAAATTGACCGGCAAGCTGGGCGAGGTAATGAAGGAATCTGCCGAAATTGCCTACAGCTATATTTGTGCCAATCTGAGCAGCTACAAGGCTGACCGTGAGTTCTTTGACCAGGCCTGGGTGCATCTGCATGTCCCCGAAGGCGCCACCCCGAAAGATGGCCCCAGTGCCGGCATCAGCATGGCCAGTGCCCTGCTCTCGCTGGCACGCAACCAGGCCCCGCGCAAGGATCTGGCCATGACGGGTGAACTGACCCTGAGTGGGCAGGTACTCGCCGTGGGCGGAATTCGCGAGAAAGTGATTGCTGCCAGGCGGCAGAAGATCCACAGCCTGATCCTGCCGGAAGCAAACCGGGGTGATTACGAGGAATTGCCCGATTACCTCAAGGAAGGCATGCAGGTACATTTCGCCAGCCACTTCCGCCAGGTCGCCAAGCTGTTGTTTGCCCACTAG
- a CDS encoding EAL domain-containing protein, whose translation MITGQPLPYFQPLIDTATGRIAGYEALARLRHDDGRIVSAGPLFTDPRTPAHDLLELDRTIRKLALERFRDNPGGFLTLNISPQWIGQLQPNKPLPSLQLLAEIGLAPEQIVFEITELQGDIDQLREVVKRYREAGIRIAIDDFGAGYSMLDRVLALEPDILKLDIQLFRQAASGNGNSGDFVRALALMAEKSGCWIIAEGVETEQELHFALECGARYVQGYLFAKPEENFLPERAVEAQFSALRDHYVSSKLAERAQLAKLRAQLTELFGLLNNWLSTGARPEDLPAHANYPWLLRCFLCDAHGTQISPNYEWQQERWQADPHYLDHNWSWRPYFYQILAEAGEDSRVILSNRYRDATTNQYCMTSGLFIDNSRHLLLVDIDLDAI comes from the coding sequence GTGATAACTGGACAGCCCCTGCCGTACTTCCAGCCCCTGATTGACACTGCCACCGGTCGCATTGCCGGCTACGAAGCCCTGGCGCGGCTGCGTCACGATGACGGCCGAATAGTAAGCGCTGGCCCGCTATTTACCGATCCTCGCACCCCGGCTCATGACCTGCTGGAACTCGATCGCACCATCCGCAAACTGGCTCTGGAGCGCTTTCGCGACAACCCGGGCGGCTTCCTGACCCTGAATATCTCACCGCAATGGATTGGCCAGCTGCAGCCAAACAAACCCTTACCCAGCCTGCAGCTGTTGGCCGAAATCGGCCTGGCACCAGAACAGATAGTCTTCGAGATCACCGAATTGCAGGGTGATATCGACCAACTGCGCGAAGTAGTCAAGCGCTACCGTGAAGCCGGCATTCGTATTGCCATTGATGATTTTGGCGCTGGCTACTCCATGCTCGACCGGGTGCTGGCGCTGGAGCCGGATATCCTCAAGCTGGATATCCAGTTATTTCGCCAGGCAGCCAGCGGTAACGGCAACAGTGGCGACTTTGTCCGCGCCCTGGCGCTGATGGCGGAAAAAAGTGGCTGCTGGATCATTGCCGAGGGGGTAGAAACCGAACAGGAACTCCATTTTGCCCTCGAATGCGGCGCCCGCTATGTGCAAGGCTATCTGTTCGCCAAACCGGAAGAAAACTTCTTGCCCGAACGGGCAGTAGAAGCCCAGTTTTCTGCCCTGCGGGATCATTACGTCAGCAGCAAACTGGCCGAGCGGGCGCAACTGGCCAAACTGCGGGCGCAACTCACGGAGCTGTTTGGCCTGCTCAACAACTGGTTGTCCACCGGCGCACGCCCGGAGGACCTTCCCGCACACGCCAACTACCCCTGGCTGCTGCGCTGTTTTCTCTGCGATGCCCATGGCACGCAGATTTCACCCAACTATGAATGGCAACAGGAGCGCTGGCAGGCCGATCCACATTATCTGGATCACAACTGGTCATGGCGGCCGTACTTTTACCAGATTCTGGCTGAAGCCGGTGAAGACAGTCGGGTTATTCTCTCCAACCGTTACCGTGATGCCACCACCAACCAATACTGCATGACCTCGGGACTGTTCATAGACAACAGTCGCCACCTGCTGCTGGTCGATATCGACCTGGATGCCATTTGA
- the gltB gene encoding glutamate synthase large subunit, producing MANLNQQSAGLYCPELEHDSCGIGFVASLKGEKSHAIIENALSMLTCMEHRGGTGFDVRSGDGAGVLIQIPDATLRESMTEKGVNLPQPGDYAVGMVFFPGDADIREACRGVMVRNAERLGLSLLGWRLVPKDNSTLGQASLDKEPQIEQAFFARPDELDQQAFERKLYILRNYTAHRVKETVEGAEEDFYVASLSTRTVVYKGQFTTAQVREYYLDLQNEKTVSALAMHHSRFSTNTFPAWRRAQPFRYLSHNGEINTVKGNINWMRAREDLLSTEYFSDEELGMLKPICDHNMSDSANLDMVIELLLLTGRPLEKVMMMVIPEAWQRQPDMEATKRAFYEYYACLMEPWDGPASVAFTDGRVIGATLDRNGLRPSRYLVTEDGTIVMGSETGALIVDQSKVVMKGRLEPGRLFIADLEAGRIISDDEVKGQVCASQPYAEWLAENKIVLDDLPLPKVEAQQLDKGTLRKRQQAFGYSQEDLSLILADMVGTAKEPLGSMGADNPLAVLSDQPQHLANYFKQFFAQVTNPPIDPIREEMVMSLQTYVGKSFNLLEESPKHCRMVEIHQPVLSNEQLRKLQHIDHDHFQAHTIDTTFHATGRKGEMEKALKRICRHARDAVEDGYSILILSDRKLDTDHAAVPSLLAAGAVHHYLIREGLRSHTGIVIEAGDVWETHHFATLLGYGAAAVNPYMAFESLYELRDQGVINPQWSDSKLVERYTKGVDSGLLKIFSKMGISTLQSYQGAQIFEALGLNSSVIDRCFAGTVSRIEGIGLDEIAQETLLKHRVGYPEEPLANDNLILRSGGNYAWRKDGERHLFSPNTIRLLQHSSANNDRDMFRQYTASVDDQSQAAFTLRGLLDFQTDRPSIPLDEVEPASAIFKRFATGAMSFGSISWEAHTTLAMAMNRLGGKSNSGEGGEDPIRFKPLENGDSMISRIKQVASGRFGVTSHYLTNADELQIKMAQGAKPGEGGQLPGHKVDAWIGRTRGSTPGVGLISPPPHHDIYSIEDLAQLIYDLKNANREARINVKLVSEAGVGTVAAGVVKGYADVVLIAGHDGGTGASPLSSIKHAGLPWELGLAETHQTLVRNRLRSRVTVQTDGQLKTPRDLAVATLLGAEEWGIATAALVVEGCIMMRKCHTNTCPVGIATQDRVLRGRYKGQVDHVVNFFTMMVEGLREIMAELGFRSIDEMVGQSQILKVREGITHWKFKHLDLSSLLFKAEPADGDSLYKTVEQKHLIDKIIDRQMIKDAEAALERGEKVRLEYEIKNTDRSVGGMLSNEISKRYEADGLPAGTIHVKFTGSAGQSLGVFAAPGLDFELEGDANDYFGKGLSGARMVVYPDRKAPFKARDNIIIGNVAFFGGTSGEAYVRGMAGERFCVRNSGVTAVVEGVGDHGCEYMTGGTAVILGPTGRNFAAGMSGGVAYVLDRGGNFAERCNMEMVGLGPIEEADEQARLQQLIQNHFDLTGSDVARELLDDWSLALQQFVRVMPVDYARMQGYMKSVREEKQLDDDYEVAVEAFDMHLKNLAAAKATA from the coding sequence ATGGCTAACCTTAACCAGCAGTCTGCGGGTCTGTATTGCCCTGAACTGGAGCACGATAGTTGCGGGATTGGCTTTGTCGCCAGTCTGAAAGGCGAGAAGAGCCACGCAATTATTGAAAACGCGCTCTCCATGCTGACGTGCATGGAGCACCGCGGTGGTACCGGCTTTGATGTGCGCAGTGGTGATGGCGCCGGCGTATTGATCCAGATTCCCGATGCGACCCTGCGTGAGAGCATGACGGAAAAAGGCGTTAACCTGCCGCAGCCGGGTGATTATGCCGTGGGCATGGTGTTCTTCCCGGGTGATGCTGATATCCGTGAAGCCTGCCGCGGTGTGATGGTGCGCAATGCCGAACGCCTCGGGCTGAGCCTGCTTGGCTGGCGCCTGGTACCCAAGGACAACAGTACCCTGGGTCAGGCCTCGCTGGACAAGGAGCCACAGATCGAACAAGCGTTCTTTGCCCGCCCGGACGAACTGGATCAGCAAGCTTTCGAGCGCAAGCTGTATATCCTGCGCAACTACACCGCACACCGGGTCAAGGAGACTGTCGAGGGCGCTGAGGAAGACTTCTACGTTGCCTCGCTGTCGACCCGTACCGTTGTGTATAAAGGTCAGTTCACTACCGCTCAGGTGCGTGAGTATTACCTTGATCTGCAAAACGAGAAAACAGTCTCGGCGCTGGCCATGCACCATTCTCGCTTCTCCACCAATACTTTTCCGGCCTGGCGCCGGGCGCAGCCTTTCCGTTATCTGTCGCACAATGGCGAGATCAACACCGTCAAGGGCAACATCAACTGGATGCGCGCGCGCGAAGACCTGCTCAGCACCGAGTACTTCAGCGATGAAGAGCTGGGCATGTTGAAGCCGATCTGTGATCACAATATGTCGGATTCGGCCAACCTGGACATGGTGATCGAGTTGCTGTTGCTGACCGGTCGCCCGCTGGAAAAGGTCATGATGATGGTGATTCCCGAGGCATGGCAGCGCCAGCCCGATATGGAAGCCACCAAGCGCGCCTTCTATGAGTACTATGCTTGCCTCATGGAGCCCTGGGATGGCCCGGCTTCCGTCGCCTTTACCGATGGCCGGGTGATCGGTGCCACGCTGGACCGCAACGGCCTGCGTCCGTCGCGCTACCTGGTCACTGAAGATGGCACCATTGTCATGGGGTCGGAAACCGGTGCACTGATCGTCGATCAGTCGAAAGTGGTTATGAAAGGGCGCCTTGAGCCTGGCCGTCTGTTTATTGCCGATCTGGAAGCCGGCCGGATCATCAGTGATGATGAGGTCAAGGGTCAGGTCTGCGCCAGTCAGCCCTATGCCGAGTGGCTGGCCGAGAACAAGATCGTTCTGGATGACCTGCCGCTGCCCAAGGTGGAAGCACAGCAGCTGGACAAGGGGACTTTGCGCAAACGTCAGCAGGCCTTCGGTTATTCGCAGGAAGACCTGTCACTGATCCTTGCCGATATGGTGGGTACAGCCAAGGAACCACTGGGTTCCATGGGTGCCGATAATCCGTTGGCGGTCCTCTCCGATCAGCCGCAGCATCTGGCTAACTACTTCAAGCAGTTCTTTGCCCAGGTGACCAATCCGCCGATCGACCCGATCCGCGAAGAGATGGTCATGTCGCTGCAGACGTATGTCGGCAAGTCCTTCAACCTGCTGGAAGAAAGCCCGAAGCATTGCCGCATGGTGGAAATTCACCAGCCGGTACTGAGCAATGAACAGCTGCGCAAACTGCAACACATCGATCACGATCATTTCCAGGCGCACACCATCGACACCACCTTCCACGCCACTGGGCGCAAAGGTGAAATGGAGAAGGCGCTCAAGCGCATCTGTCGGCATGCGCGTGATGCAGTGGAAGATGGCTATTCAATCCTCATTCTCAGTGACCGCAAACTGGATACGGACCATGCTGCCGTACCTTCGCTGCTGGCGGCCGGCGCGGTGCATCATTACCTGATTCGTGAAGGCCTGCGTTCGCATACCGGTATCGTGATCGAAGCGGGTGATGTGTGGGAAACCCATCACTTCGCGACCCTGCTGGGTTATGGCGCGGCGGCGGTCAACCCCTATATGGCTTTCGAGTCCCTCTACGAGCTGCGTGATCAGGGTGTGATCAATCCCCAGTGGAGCGATAGCAAGCTGGTCGAGCGTTACACCAAAGGGGTCGACAGCGGCCTGCTGAAGATTTTCTCCAAGATGGGTATCTCGACGCTGCAGTCCTACCAGGGTGCCCAGATTTTTGAGGCGCTGGGTCTGAATTCGTCGGTTATCGATCGCTGTTTTGCGGGTACCGTCAGCCGCATCGAAGGTATTGGTCTGGATGAGATTGCCCAGGAAACCCTGCTCAAGCACCGTGTGGGTTATCCGGAAGAGCCGCTGGCCAACGACAATCTGATCCTGCGTAGTGGCGGCAACTACGCCTGGCGCAAGGATGGCGAGCGTCATCTGTTCAGTCCGAACACCATTCGTTTGCTGCAACATTCCTCGGCCAACAATGATCGGGACATGTTCAGGCAATACACTGCCAGCGTGGATGACCAGTCGCAGGCTGCTTTCACCTTGCGCGGCCTGCTCGACTTCCAGACCGATCGTCCGTCGATCCCGCTGGATGAGGTTGAGCCGGCTTCCGCGATCTTCAAGCGCTTTGCTACCGGCGCCATGTCATTCGGTTCGATCTCGTGGGAAGCGCATACCACGCTGGCCATGGCAATGAACCGTCTGGGCGGCAAGAGCAACAGTGGTGAGGGTGGTGAAGACCCGATCCGCTTCAAGCCGCTGGAAAATGGCGATTCCATGATCTCGCGCATCAAGCAGGTAGCCTCTGGCCGCTTTGGCGTGACCAGCCACTACCTGACCAATGCCGATGAGCTGCAGATCAAGATGGCCCAGGGCGCCAAGCCGGGTGAGGGCGGTCAGCTGCCCGGTCACAAGGTGGATGCCTGGATTGGTCGCACCCGTGGGTCGACCCCGGGTGTGGGTCTGATTTCGCCGCCGCCGCATCACGATATCTACTCGATCGAAGATCTGGCGCAGCTGATCTATGACCTGAAAAACGCCAATCGCGAAGCGCGTATCAACGTCAAGCTGGTGTCTGAAGCGGGCGTCGGTACCGTGGCTGCCGGTGTGGTCAAGGGCTATGCCGATGTGGTGCTGATTGCCGGCCATGACGGCGGTACCGGTGCCTCGCCACTGAGTTCGATCAAGCATGCCGGCTTGCCCTGGGAACTGGGCCTGGCGGAAACCCACCAGACACTGGTGCGCAACCGTTTGCGCAGCCGTGTGACGGTTCAGACGGACGGCCAGCTGAAAACCCCGCGTGATCTCGCTGTGGCGACCCTGTTGGGTGCCGAAGAGTGGGGTATTGCCACTGCAGCCTTGGTGGTCGAAGGCTGCATCATGATGCGCAAGTGTCACACCAACACCTGTCCGGTGGGTATTGCCACCCAGGACCGCGTGCTGCGTGGTCGCTACAAGGGTCAGGTTGATCACGTGGTCAACTTCTTCACCATGATGGTGGAAGGCCTGCGTGAAATCATGGCTGAGCTCGGCTTCCGCAGCATTGATGAAATGGTCGGCCAGAGCCAGATACTCAAGGTGCGCGAAGGTATTACGCACTGGAAATTCAAGCATCTGGACCTGTCCAGCCTGTTGTTCAAGGCAGAGCCTGCCGACGGCGACAGCCTGTACAAAACCGTGGAGCAGAAGCACCTGATCGACAAGATCATTGATCGTCAGATGATCAAGGATGCGGAAGCTGCGCTGGAGCGTGGTGAGAAGGTGCGCCTGGAATACGAGATCAAGAACACCGATCGCAGTGTTGGCGGCATGCTGTCCAATGAGATATCCAAGCGTTATGAGGCCGACGGCCTGCCGGCAGGGACCATTCACGTCAAGTTTACCGGCTCGGCGGGTCAGAGCCTGGGTGTATTTGCTGCGCCTGGCCTTGATTTCGAGCTGGAAGGCGATGCCAACGATTATTTCGGCAAAGGTCTCTCGGGTGCCCGTATGGTGGTCTATCCGGACCGCAAGGCACCGTTCAAGGCGCGTGACAACATCATTATCGGCAACGTGGCCTTCTTCGGCGGCACCAGTGGTGAAGCCTACGTCCGCGGTATGGCCGGTGAGCGTTTCTGTGTACGCAACTCCGGTGTGACTGCCGTTGTTGAAGGCGTAGGTGACCACGGCTGTGAATACATGACCGGTGGTACTGCGGTCATTCTTGGCCCGACCGGGCGCAATTTCGCCGCGGGTATGTCCGGTGGTGTGGCCTACGTGCTGGATCGTGGCGGCAACTTTGCCGAGCGCTGCAACATGGAGATGGTCGGTCTCGGCCCGATCGAAGAGGCTGACGAGCAAGCGCGTTTGCAGCAGCTGATTCAGAACCACTTTGATCTGACCGGATCGGATGTCGCGCGCGAATTGCTCGACGACTGGTCACTGGCGCTGCAGCAGTTTGTCCGCGTCATGCCGGTGGATTATGCGCGTATGCAGGGCTACATGAAGAGCGTGCGCGAAGAAAAACAGCTTGATGATGACTACGAAGTGGCTGTTGAAGCCTTCGACATGCACCTGAAGAACCTGGCTGCGGCCAAGGCTACAGCCTAG
- a CDS encoding glutamate synthase subunit beta: protein MGKLTGFLEYERTLPDDRNPRERLIDWKEIHEQLPEAELREQGARCMDCGVPFCHSGDSATAPIVGGCPINNLIPEWNDLIYHNRWEEALDRLHKTNNFPEFTGRVCPAPCEDSCVLGINAPPVTIKNHEYAIIEKGFSEGWVKANPPKRRSGKRVAVIGSGPAGLSAAAQLNSVGHSVVVFERADRVGGLLMYGIPNMKLEKHYVDRRIALMQEEGIEFRTGVEVGKDVHAADLQKDYDAVLVATGATVPRDLPIDGRELGGIHFAMEFLTANTRSLLDSEHADGKFISAKDKHVVVIGGGDTGTDCVGTSLRHGCKSVIQLEIMPKPPLERAADNPWPEFKRTLKVDYGQAEAIAVQGEDPRQYLQMTQKFTGENGQVKQLHLTGIEWKLNDKGQKVPQPVAGSERVIEADLVLLAMGFMGPEGGVLDQLGIETDPRSNAKAEYGRYLTNAEAVFAAGDARRGQSLVVWAINEGREAAREIDRYLTGATILP, encoded by the coding sequence ATGGGTAAATTGACCGGATTTCTCGAATACGAGCGCACTCTGCCGGACGATCGCAATCCCCGTGAACGCCTGATCGACTGGAAGGAAATTCACGAGCAACTGCCGGAAGCAGAACTGCGTGAGCAGGGCGCCCGCTGCATGGATTGCGGTGTGCCATTCTGTCACTCTGGTGACTCGGCCACAGCCCCGATTGTCGGTGGCTGCCCGATCAACAATCTGATTCCGGAATGGAATGACCTGATCTATCACAACCGCTGGGAAGAAGCGTTGGATCGTCTGCACAAGACCAACAATTTCCCGGAGTTTACCGGTCGTGTTTGTCCGGCCCCTTGCGAAGATTCCTGTGTGCTGGGTATCAACGCGCCACCGGTAACCATCAAGAATCACGAGTACGCGATTATTGAAAAAGGGTTTTCCGAGGGCTGGGTCAAGGCGAATCCGCCGAAGCGTCGCAGTGGCAAACGTGTTGCCGTCATCGGTTCCGGCCCTGCCGGCCTGTCGGCAGCGGCGCAGCTGAACTCGGTTGGCCACTCGGTGGTGGTTTTCGAACGCGCTGACCGGGTCGGTGGCCTGCTGATGTACGGCATTCCCAACATGAAGCTGGAGAAGCATTATGTGGACCGTCGAATCGCGTTGATGCAGGAAGAAGGCATTGAATTCCGTACCGGCGTTGAAGTCGGCAAGGATGTTCATGCGGCTGATCTGCAGAAGGACTATGACGCCGTTCTGGTGGCGACCGGGGCAACCGTGCCACGGGATTTGCCGATCGATGGGCGCGAGCTTGGCGGCATTCACTTTGCCATGGAGTTCCTCACTGCCAATACCCGGAGTCTGCTCGACAGCGAACATGCTGACGGCAAGTTCATTTCAGCCAAAGACAAGCACGTGGTGGTCATCGGTGGCGGTGATACCGGTACTGACTGTGTGGGTACCAGCCTGCGTCACGGCTGCAAGAGTGTGATCCAGCTCGAGATCATGCCCAAGCCGCCATTGGAACGTGCTGCAGACAATCCCTGGCCGGAATTCAAGCGCACGCTGAAGGTTGATTACGGTCAGGCCGAGGCGATTGCCGTTCAGGGTGAAGACCCGCGTCAGTACCTGCAAATGACGCAGAAATTCACCGGTGAAAACGGTCAGGTCAAGCAGTTGCACCTGACCGGTATCGAGTGGAAGCTGAACGACAAAGGCCAGAAGGTGCCGCAGCCCGTTGCTGGTAGCGAGCGCGTTATCGAAGCCGATCTGGTGCTTCTGGCCATGGGCTTTATGGGGCCGGAAGGTGGTGTGCTGGATCAGCTTGGTATCGAGACTGATCCACGCTCCAACGCCAAGGCCGAGTATGGTCGCTACCTGACCAATGCCGAAGCGGTGTTTGCTGCGGGTGATGCCCGTCGCGGGCAGAGTCTGGTGGTCTGGGCGATCAATGAGGGCCGTGAAGCGGCGCGTGAGATTGACCGCTATCTGACCGGGGCAACCATACTGCCTTGA
- a CDS encoding AraC family transcriptional regulator, which translates to MIKTRILDLPVQSDVHAHAHHQLIVGLEGSADFEVEGISGAVNRLQACLVPGHRWHAFSGRGPNHMLILDLHSDQPGHGGSENDGLVRLFDAPRFVRLDQRMQGLLDFAVQVLGSEEAAESPMAWHLGGVLLHGLHDRLFSTPVPLSSAAAIDLEKLEAHVRENLERAISVPELATFACISSSHFHHLFKQVSGLTPHQFVLKIRLEQATSMLTGSTMPVAEVASRCGFSSQSALTHAVRRATGKTPKRLRSLA; encoded by the coding sequence ATGATCAAGACCCGCATTCTCGATTTACCGGTGCAAAGTGACGTGCATGCACATGCCCACCATCAGTTGATTGTGGGGCTGGAAGGCAGTGCCGATTTTGAGGTGGAAGGCATCAGTGGGGCGGTCAATCGCCTGCAAGCCTGCCTGGTGCCCGGGCACCGCTGGCATGCATTTTCCGGACGCGGGCCGAATCACATGCTGATTCTGGATCTTCATTCTGACCAGCCAGGCCACGGCGGTAGTGAGAATGATGGGCTGGTGCGCCTGTTTGATGCGCCACGCTTTGTGCGTCTGGATCAGCGCATGCAAGGTCTGCTCGACTTTGCCGTGCAGGTGTTGGGCAGTGAAGAGGCGGCGGAATCACCCATGGCCTGGCATCTGGGAGGCGTGCTGCTGCATGGTCTGCATGACCGTCTGTTTTCGACGCCAGTCCCGCTGAGTTCGGCGGCAGCTATTGATCTGGAAAAGCTTGAAGCCCATGTGCGCGAGAATCTGGAACGTGCCATCAGCGTACCGGAGCTGGCCACTTTTGCCTGTATCAGCAGCAGTCATTTCCATCACTTGTTCAAACAGGTCAGCGGCCTGACGCCACATCAATTCGTGCTCAAAATCCGTCTCGAACAAGCCACTTCGATGCTCACGGGTAGCACTATGCCGGTGGCTGAAGTGGCTTCGCGATGCGGATTTTCCAGCCAGAGCGCCTTGACGCATGCGGTGCGCCGGGCGACGGGTAAAACACCGAAACGACTCAGATCATTGGCTTGA